CTCGTCATCAGTATCATCAGCGACGACAAACCCGGTGTAGTGGAAATGCTATCCGCCGCGGTAGCGGAAAATGGCGGCAACTGGGAAGACAGTCGCATGGCACATTTTGCCGGCAAGTTTGCCGGGATTCTCCGTGTCAGTGTGGCCGCAGACGACAGCACCCGCCTGAAAGAGGCACTGCTCAATCTTGCTGGCTCCGACTTCAAACTACAGATTGAGGACACCCTCGCGGTGGCGGCCGACAGCCGCCAGACCCTGCAGCTCAAGCTGGTCGGAAATGACAGGCCTGGAATTGTGAAAGAAATCTCCCGTGCCCTTGCCGCCCGCAGGATCAACGTGGAGACCCTCGACACCCGTT
This is a stretch of genomic DNA from Microbulbifer bruguierae. It encodes these proteins:
- a CDS encoding glycine cleavage system protein R; the encoded protein is MQQHLVISIISDDKPGVVEMLSAAVAENGGNWEDSRMAHFAGKFAGILRVSVAADDSTRLKEALLNLAGSDFKLQIEDTLAVAADSRQTLQLKLVGNDRPGIVKEISRALAARRINVETLDTRYGSTPWSGEPLFTAECTISIAEDVSIDGLYDELDEIADELGVEIDCEETSSAL